TGTCGAAAACACTGAAAACTTCTCCCAGCCAAAAGCTAGTGTGCTTCTTTTCTTGAATGTTCATGTGGTTGTTTGCTAAATTGGGCATTACATAGAACTAGCTGTCTGATTATTAAAGTAGAGgcaagaaaataatttttgtgcGCCGGTCATCTTATCTTAATAATAATGTGCATTGGTCGGCCACTCATTTTTTCCTCTTTCGTTCCCCTTAAATTATGAAAAATCACCTACATATTGAAGCAGGTTTTGGCCTTTTGGGCGGTACAGTTTTAAGGTTCATGGTTGTCAGATGCGGTTCTCTAGTTAATCtccaaatatattttaaatttctgGTGTTTGTCATGTGCATGCTTGTTGCATTGCTTTTCTGCTTTAACATGAAGAGCTGCTCCAAGGATGTGCTGCATTACATTTGGTTGTGCTTTCATTCATAGTTCATGAATTCTTCCGATTGTCAATTTATATTTCTGTAGCAATTACATATCAGTAATACTCGGAGACATTCTAAATATATCAGGTTGCTTCTGCTGCTGCAACTATTTTGCTGCCAGCATTGATTTCAATCATAATCCAGCCTATTCTAGCACCACCAGCTTATGCGACAGTTCAGTCTGCTGCCAAGACTGGTGGGAAATTCATTAAAGCTGAGTTACTAAGTAGTGCCTGGACTGGCTTGTTTGCTGGTTGCCTGCACACACTTTCGGGTCCTGACCATCTTGCTGCCTTAGCTCCCTTATCAATTGGCAGAACGAGAGTGGAGAGTGCCATAGTGGGGGCTTTGTGGGGCTGTGGCCATGATGCTGGACAGGTGATATTTGGGTTGCTTTTCCTGCTGCTCAAGGATCGTTTACACATTGAGGTCATCCGCACGTGGGGCACAAGAGTTGTTGGTCTAACTCTTCTTGTGATCGGTGCTATGGGAATCAGGGAAGCTACAGAGGTGACTCCTTGTGTTGCTCTAGAGAATGGGGAGTGTGATGTGAGCATCGTCGAGCCTCTACAGACTGCACCCAGTGGGAAGAAAAAAATTGGATTTGCAACTTTTGCTACTGGTATTGTTCATGGTCTGCAGCCAGATGCCCTCATGATGGTGTTGCCAGCGCTTGCTCTTCCGTCACGTCTAGCTGGAGCTGCTTTTCTAGGTATGTTTTTGGTGGGGACAGTTCTTGCCATGGGGAGTTATACAGTTTTTATAGGTTCATGTAGTCAGGCATTGAAAGACAGGGTTCCTAGGATAACAGAGAAACTGACTTGGGCTGCATCTCTTGTAGCAATATTTATGGGAGTAGCCATTCTTGTTAGCCAAGTTTTTGGTTTTAGCCTGTATTGATctcactttctttttcttttcctcctatTTTTCTAGATAATTTACACAATGCCCTTTTGGAAGTTAGGGATCTACATACCATAGAGTTCAATCCCAAATCCCTTACTAGTTACCACTTGATTGGCCTTTGGTCCTTGAGCTCACAATGACTGCCAGATTCATGTCTTTTCTATTGGTAAATGCTGCCTATCCTGTCATTAGTTTTGTAGATGGATGCGGATGgagttctctcttttttctggaTGAACTGTGAACTTTTATATTGCATTCATATTTTGATTTTAGGGCTACATCGTATGCACTTGCATATCATTGTTCCTTTATCATGAGTCATCCTATACTTTTTTGCTTTAAAATTAAGACCAAGACTACCTGCACCTTGTATCTTTGGACCTGTGCTTTTATAATGAGCTTTCACTTAATATACTTGAATATAGAGTTTGAGCTTGGCTGTTTGACCTTTTATGTTCGAATAACACAACTCTTTATCATTGAGGTTGACTTTAGATGGTTATAGATCAGCCTTTTTGGTTGGATTTGATCGTGCAAACTGAAATTAAGTTTTTGATAAAAGTTTCATGGTCTGATTTAAGCTTAAGTCGTGTTTAATTCATTGTTGGTGGTGAGAAGTGAAGGCTGTAAGTTATTCCAAGTGACTATGGGCTGCCCCTGGTCAAAGTCACTTGGACATTATTGTGggaatttaaaaacataaattaGGCATTTAAACGACCACTTCTGCTGAATCAAATCTGGGAAAGTCACTTCAGTGGTCTAACTTCCTTTCATTTTCAGCTATTCACAGCTAGCAAAACCCACTTAAAAATGAACAAATAAtatctaccaaaaaaaattacCAAATGATAACACCTCTTTATCCCCCATGCCACCATCTACTATATCATACGAGGTGGTTTTGACTTTTGAGTGTAAGCTAGCGGGAGTTTCCTTGAAACCTGTCCCATTGACAGCAGTGGCAAAACTTGTCAAAGCTGAAGGCAAGATGGCATCTTTATTGTTTTCTTGCCTTTAACAATGTCTTGGGCTGTAGTTATAGGCCATTATAtttaaaattcttatgaaaaatacaaagaaatagaaataaacatgcataaaaaaaatcattggagCCATGCTTGATTCAATTACCACTCAGGCTTTAACTTCCATAATTTCTTAATAGCATGATTCAAAGTGTAAAAAGGTTGCATTATAAACCTACATATTCATGGAGGGCTGTATTGGAAATAATTATATCATAGGTGTATACATGTTATCATAGGGTTGGCAGTGCATCAGTTTAGGTGAAGCTTCATTGTCAAGGCAATATGATCCTGATTTGAACCTAACCTGACCCACTAGTGGCTCGGATTTAGGGCCTACCCAAACTCGCGGGCAGGTTAACCAAGATGAACCAAGATGACTTGGACCCGATATATTGACCCAACTATCAGTATGATCGACTTCAGAATTGGGCAATCCAAGTGGCCTCTAGATTGATATGCTGAATGGTGCAAAAATTGATGGAAAGAGAGGAAAGGCAAGAATTAAGGTTTAGGTTCGAAATTTGGGATGTAAATTTAGATTGGAGTGAGCTTACTTGTGTTTGAGAGATCTAGGGGTTATGAGTTGTAAATTGAAAACCCTAAGAATTTTAATTACGTTTCCTTTTACTTTGTGGCCTGACGGAGCCTTTCTTGATGTCATGCCAGTGAGCAGGTTGGTTAATGGATGTCCAAATAGCTAGTGTAAATGGAGTAATAGAGGAGGAtggggagaggagaggaggcagatgggaggagaggaggagacaAGAAGGGGAGAGGATGAGAaaagaatgattttttttaaggatTCATTTCAGGCACTCTCCCTTTATTTTTTACTCTGGC
Above is a genomic segment from Phoenix dactylifera cultivar Barhee BC4 chromosome 2, palm_55x_up_171113_PBpolish2nd_filt_p, whole genome shotgun sequence containing:
- the LOC103719597 gene encoding uncharacterized protein LOC103719597; the encoded protein is MERLISSFSTRTPLPRSPLLVPRVAGGGGRSSLGPLRRECLKPAGALFSKQEGLPRPPPPPLRPLPQRSSSSFIENFSVIRSEEKAGKADPSSQLAERIRHLAGPCLKKVASAAATILLPALISIIIQPILAPPAYATVQSAAKTGGKFIKAELLSSAWTGLFAGCLHTLSGPDHLAALAPLSIGRTRVESAIVGALWGCGHDAGQVIFGLLFLLLKDRLHIEVIRTWGTRVVGLTLLVIGAMGIREATEVTPCVALENGECDVSIVEPLQTAPSGKKKIGFATFATGIVHGLQPDALMMVLPALALPSRLAGAAFLGMFLVGTVLAMGSYTVFIGSCSQALKDRVPRITEKLTWAASLVAIFMGVAILVSQVFGFSLY